The window CTTCAACAACAAAGGTTAAGCTTCTACCAACATGGGTTGGCTCAAGTGGTAAGCAGCTTGTGTCGCTTAAGCAAGGTCTCGGGTTCGAGACCTTGTGTATGCAGAATGCCCTGTTGGGAGACTCACCCACCACAGCCAGGTGTGCGACCCGGGTCGACCAACGGATTAGTCGGGGCGAAGCCCCGGATACCGTGgcaggcaaccaaaaaaaaaaaaaaaaaaaaaaaaaaaaaaaaaaggttaagcTTCTAAAATTTTTGGGAGGTACCAATAGACAATAGTCAATAGTTTACGCGAATATTGGAATTGGACATAGTGAATCTTGGTCCAACTTGGCTTTTGAGGGAAATTTGGGCCCAACCTGCGTAAATAAAATATGGACAAAATATTTTCGGACCAAGCATGGTGTATACAatggatttttttctttctttttaaaatccaaatatatatatatatatatattttaaattattagatTGTTATGACAAATGAGAGATGAGAAATTTAAACCTTAGTTCTCCTTATAAATGAGACTATGATTACCATTGACTTACCTACTTTTTAACGATAATTCAAATGTTACAATAAGGCGGcacttgggggggggggggggtgtggcgGGCGGAGGTTTGCCCGTTAAGctaattttacaaatatattagtTATTGAAACATATTAGTTATGTGCTCACTTTTGGAACTTGAGTCTTTAAGATTTGAGTTCCAAAGGGGGAACCATAGACTTGAATTTCATggaaaaaaatcatgaaataatatgtatatttttaaaaagtttctaGTGGAACTCGAGTATGTGATCACTTTGGTCATATAACTAATATGTTTGCAAAATTAGCTTAATAGGGAAGGAGAATTCAAACTTGTTTTTCCTCAAGAAGAAGATTAGATAAtacaattgaattacaaaactcttgactcTTATAATAGATTTTTAGACTAGACAAATCCTTCCTTTTTAATAGCTTGGGTGAAATAGAGTGACATAGGTTTCTTTgaagggttttgtttttttggagaTGGTAGACAGTGAGGGAGGGGAGACGAGGTTTGAACTATCAAATAGGCCATAACTTGGATGCTATTACCACTAGGCTATTACTTAAACTcctatttgaagtttttttttttttttttaatactattttttatgtaattgaaaagtgaaaacataTTATAGAATCGTATGTTGCAAAAATTCAAATGTACGAATTGAGAGATCCTATGAGTTAAGGTTGAGCCCAAATAAGTAAATGTCcaaacttaaatttaatttgCGACTTGGTCTTTAAGAGTCCAACATATAGTCCAccccaatcaaaaaaaaaaaaaaaaaaaaaaaatcgatagTGCTAAATATGAGATAGAAGATATGATTATTTGATAGTTCATTtgttaaatgtgtgaaaaaaaatgaaagctagcttttatttatttttgtttaagaagaagttagttttgttatttattttttttttaaaaggcagacagcaaaaaagaaaaaaatttcccaaactATCAAAATGCACGATTGAGCCCCCAAAgttataattttgtttgaatGTCCTCCATATGGTTTGTTTTGggaattttatttccaaataacattaaatattaaaaaatttagttagttgacacgtttcaaaacaatgttgaaaactagcatctcgagtgtttaaaactcgagttccaagataaaaatcgagttttaaagtcTCGATttgtggaaatcgagtttttgagACTCGAGTTCTTCTTCCTCGCGTTCTTCAGAGTGTTAGATCGTTCttcgttcttcttcttcgttcTTCGATGGCAGATCTGAAGACCAGATCGTTCCTCTTCAAATCGTCTCTTCGTTCTTCCTCTTCAGATTAAAGTCAAATCGTCTCTTCGTTCTTCAGATCAAATTGTGCTTCCTCTTTAGATCGTGCCTCTTCAAATCattcttcctctgtttttcttcagATCTCCAAATACAAAATCGAgtcagtttttctttttggaactcgagtctctaagactcgagatctatagATTGAAATCGAGTCtataaaactcgagatgctaattTCCAACATTCTTTCTAGCGCATCATAACTTCCGATATACTCCCTCCTCACTGTGTTATTCTGCACATTCCCTCTTTGTTTTGGTATTAACTCtcacaaaatttaatattaaaaaccAATTTACCCCTCTTTACAAAATATATGATTGAAGGGTAAATTAGTATATCACTGCtaaataacaacaaaacaaaatgaaaatgagttaagtatgacttatttttaaaattggggCTGGGCGGGGAGGATTGATTTTGCGTTTCAATTGTTTAGGGGTGAAATGAGGTGTAATCGGGATGATTTTTTGGATGGAAAAATGTAATTATtctccaaaacaaaataaaaagcatgCATGCATGAATATGAATGGagtacaaactacaaagtaGAAACCTAATAAAAGCTTGGAGTTTGGACACTTCTCCAGCTTTGGACCTAAGTTTGATTGAGCCATGAGTCACAACTCAAAATTCACAAGCATGAAGCATCCATATACCCGGCTGTGTCTTTTACTATTTTATGCACTATGAAccacaaacattaaaaaaaacaaatggacCCCACAAACCATAACAAACAAAATTGAACACATGTGGGGACTTGTCACACACCTAACTCTTATTCACCCCCAACCCTGTCTGCTTAATTCTCAACGTCTTTCCGATCCAACCTCTACCTACCTCCAAATTTCAacaactcataaaaaaaaactccatttttcaaaccaataATACTAGGATTATAACTAAACACACAACTTTGTTACAATTTGTTTATGTGAGGAGTTGTGAACAGTAAAATTGTAGACTTATTTGGACTTATCACTTTAACTTCGCCATTTTCAACTAGTTACATCTAGTTACACAAGTAAGTTGCGGTAAAAATGGTGTGTTTAATTGAGATGGTagcatttttgttttaaaaaacacaaactgtCTGAGACTCTCAACTCTGCTTTCATCGCCCACTCGGCGGACTTTCCCACACTCCTTTTGCTCTTTCCTTCTCTATTAATTCAAACCCACCTTTCACTTTTCgccaaaaaaactcaaaaagaacaaaaatggcCTTAGCTTCCCAAGCCTCCACGAATCTCCTCCAAAACTCTTTCCTTCCTTCAAAACCCAGAAATAGTTCCactcccatctctctctccaaacccCGCAAGCCCTTCACTGTTCAATGCTCCGTCGCAACTACGTCGTCGAGAGACCACGCGGTGAAGTATGTGAAGGCGAGGCAGATCGTAGACAGCCGTGGCAATCCAACGGTGGAGGTGGATCTTGTTACTGATCAGCTTTACCGATCGGCAGTCCCCAGTGGAGCCTCCACGGGGATTTACGAAGCTTTGGAGCTTCGTGATGGTGACAAGTCCGTTTATGGTGGCAAAGGTGTTCTCAATGCTGTTAACAACATTAACCAAATCCTCGCTCCAAAGCTCCTCGGCATCGATGTCCGGTACTTATTTCAACTTATAGTATGGTTTTGCCTAttgggtgtgtttgtttttgttgaaaaagtGTGCGGGAAAGTTTAAAAAgattgtcttttgtttttttgggtcatGCGTGTAAAATAGTTTACATGTGAATAGAAACAAAACAAGTGTAAATATTGTGGAAGTGGTAAGATTGTTTTCTATGATCATATTAATTACGAATCATTTAGAAGAAAGAAATTTGATTTACCAATATTTGAAATTCCTGTTTCATTGTGCGCAAGTGTTACTTTGATCGACTTCTAGGAGATTCTGGTGTAAGTTGCATTTCCATAATGTGTTTTATGCAGTGTTCTTATCAGAATTGTGTCAAATATTGAGTTACCTTTGGTTGTATTCAAGGGAAGTTTATATTATGATCCTTAGATTTATTAAGAGTCAATGGAATGTTCTTTTAATACGAGTCTTAAGTTATGCTTCTGTTGGGTATGGAAATGTTGTAAGAAGTTTTGCTTGTTAAGAAAGCTtgaaatgattttaaaaattaaaatgagagaggaaaaaaaaagttgtacagAAAACGATGTAAAAAATCACTGGCAAGTTTTTGTTATACAAGTCAAAATAGTATGTGGTTCTGAATGTGTTCACCTCAACTGGACTGTCAGACAATCTGTTGATTTCTGTTGAAAGTTGAAGCCTGAGCTTTGTCAATGTTATCTTTCTTACTCATTGCTTCTTGTAGACCTTGATGTTGTTATACTTATATGTATATTGTAAATGTAtacatgatttatttttttatttgtgggtTATGTAGCTCTGAAATTTTTACTTATGTTTTGCAAGGGACCAAGCTGATGTGGATGCTATAATGCTGGAAATTGATGGAACACCCAACAAGTCAAAATTAGGCGCTAATGCAATATTGGGAGTATCCCTAAGTGTGTGCAGAGCAGGTGCAGGAGCAAAGGGGGTGCCCTTATATAAGCATATCCAGGAAATATCAGGAACAAAGGAGCTTGTAATGCCAGTTCCAGCTTTTAATGTGATAAATGGAGGCAGCCATGCTGGAAATAGTCTGGCCATGCAAGAATTTATGATATTACCAGTAGGCGCGACCTCATTTGCTGAGGCCTTTCGCATGGGTAGTGAAGGTATGCGAATCAATTCCTTTCTTGCCAATTTGTCTTTTCTGGGGTGGTATATTCTTCATTGATTCTGTTTTGGAAACCATGCACATGCCTTACTCTTTTGGTTGGCACTTGGATTGTTGGATTTTAATTTATACGGATGCAAATTTGAGTTCAATCCTGCTATTGATTTTCCACACTTATGATCTAGACACGAATTCTTGGGTCATGGCTAATTGAAGACTTGCTTTGTCATGACCATATAGTTGTTCGTAGGCGGTTGTATAATTACAGCATATACCCATTATCACTGATGAGAAAGCTAACGcagattttctttttgagatcaGTTTATCACACACTGAAGGGAATAATTAAGGCCAAATATGGACAAGATGCTTGCAATGTCGGAGATGAAGGTGGATTTGCTCCCAATGTGCAGGATAACAGGGAGGGACTGGTATTGCTCATTGATGCCATTGAAAAAGCTGGTTACACTGGCAAGGTAGGCGACATTGATTgccattatatatatttttcgcAGTGGACATTTTTGCTCAATGCGTGGACAAACAATGCAGATTAAAATTGGAATGGATGTAGCTGCCTCAGAGTTTCTCACTAAAGATGGGAAATATGACCTAGACTTCAAGAAACAACCAAATAATGGGGCTCATGTGCACTCAGCTCAAAGCCTCTGCGACCTCTACAAGGAGTTTGTTAAAGAATTTCCGATTGTGTCCATTGAAGATCCCTTTGACCAAGATGATTGGAGCTCATGGGCTTCATTACAATCTTCAGTTGACATTCAACTCGTTGGAGATGACTTGTTGGTCACAAATCCAACAAGAATAGCTGAAGCCATTCAGAAAAAGGCTTGCAATGGTTTACTTCTAAAGGCAAACATCTGTCCTCTTTCTCCATTTTTAATTGGTTGACACTTGTATGATGGAGTTAggatttt of the Quercus robur chromosome 10, dhQueRobu3.1, whole genome shotgun sequence genome contains:
- the LOC126701926 gene encoding enolase 1, chloroplastic, which produces MALASQASTNLLQNSFLPSKPRNSSTPISLSKPRKPFTVQCSVATTSSRDHAVKYVKARQIVDSRGNPTVEVDLVTDQLYRSAVPSGASTGIYEALELRDGDKSVYGGKGVLNAVNNINQILAPKLLGIDVRDQADVDAIMLEIDGTPNKSKLGANAILGVSLSVCRAGAGAKGVPLYKHIQEISGTKELVMPVPAFNVINGGSHAGNSLAMQEFMILPVGATSFAEAFRMGSEVYHTLKGIIKAKYGQDACNVGDEGGFAPNVQDNREGLVLLIDAIEKAGYTGKIKIGMDVAASEFLTKDGKYDLDFKKQPNNGAHVHSAQSLCDLYKEFVKEFPIVSIEDPFDQDDWSSWASLQSSVDIQLVGDDLLVTNPTRIAEAIQKKACNGLLLKVNQIGTVTESIRAALDSKAAGWGVMVSHRSGETEDNFIADLSVGLASGQIKTGAPCRSERLAKYNQLLRIEEELGNVCYAGEAFRSP